Proteins co-encoded in one Brassica rapa cultivar Chiifu-401-42 chromosome A02, CAAS_Brap_v3.01, whole genome shotgun sequence genomic window:
- the LOC103853053 gene encoding trihelix transcription factor GT-2, which yields MMQQGDSTTTSAATEAVPLQHNESAATEAAAATSAAVGAFEVSEEMSDRGFGGNRWPRQETLALLKIRSDMGIAFRDATVKGPLWEEVSRKMGELGYIRNAKKCKEKFENVYKYHKRTKEGRTEKSEGKTYRFFDQLEALETHSTSSSHHHQPQSQPHNNSSMFSTPPPVTTVIPPTTNITPSFPNISGDFLSDNSTSSSYSTSSDVEVGDTKTTTTRRKKRKRKWKEFFERLMKQVVGKQEELQRKFLETVEKREHERMVREESWRVQEIARINREHEILAQERSMSAAKDAAVTAFLQKFSEKPNPQCQSIAQPQMEVIHNNQQATQQQTPPPRPPQPLSALDTMKTDNGDQNMTPVSAGALSSSRWPKVEIEALIKLRTNLDSKYEENGPKGPLWEDISAGMRRLGFNRNSKRCKEKWENINKYYKKVKESNKKRPEDSKTCPYFHQLDALYRERNKFHTNNNVASSSSTSGLVKPDNSVPLMVQPEQQWPPVTATTVGATVKPDQHPPQPLDQNFDDEEGTDQEEYDDEEDDEENQEEEGGEFELVPSNNKD from the exons ATGATGCAGCAGGGTGATAGTACAACCACATCCGCCGCAACAGAAGCGGTGCCGCTACAACATAATGAGTCAGCCGCTACAGAAGCTGCGGCAGCAACATCAGCAGCGGTTGGAGCTTTTGAGGTGTCGGAGGAGATGAGTGACCGTGGTTTTGGAGGAAACAGGTGGCCGCGGCAGGAAACGCTTGCGTTACTGAAAATACGATCTGACATGGGAATAGCGTTTCGAGACGCAACCGTTAAAGGACCCTTATGGGAAGAGGTTTCCAG GAAAATGGGGGAGCTTGGTTACATAAGAAACGCAAAGAAATGTAAAGAGAAATTTGAAAACGTTTACAAATACCACAAAAGAACCAAAGAAGGCCGTACCGAAAAATCCGAAGGCAAAACTTATCGCTTCTTCGATCAGTTAGAAGCTCTCGAGACTCACTCAACCTCGTCTTCACACCACCATCAACCGCAATCGCAACCTCACAATAACAGCTCCATGTTCTCCACTCCTCCTCCGGTAACAACTGTTATACCGCCGACAACAAACATCACTCCTTCGTTTCCAAACATCTCTGGAGACTTTCTGTCGGATAACTCAACATCGTCTTCTTATTCGACTTCTTCTGACGTTGAGGTTGGCGACACGAAGACAACAACcacgaggaggaagaagaggaagaggaaatgGAAGGAGTTTTTCGAGCGGTTAATGAAACAGGTTGTTGGTAAGCAAGAGGAGCTTCAACGCAAGTTCTTGGAAACTGTTGAAAAGCGTGAGCACGAGAGGATGGTTAGAGAAGAATCTTGGAGAGTTCAAGAAATTGCTCGAATAAACCGCGAGCACGAGATTTTAGCTCAAGAACGCTCCATGTCCGCGGCTAAAGACGCTGCGGTCACGGCGTTTCTTCAGAAGTTTTCAGAAAAACCGAACCCTCAATGCCAATCAATCGCACAACCGCAAATGGAGGTTATCCACAACAACCAGCAGGCGACACAGCAGCAAACGCCACCTCCTCGCCCTCCTCAGCCGTTATCGGCCTTAGACACTATGAAAACGGACAATGGTGATCAGAACATGACTCCAGTGTCGGCAGGAGCCTTGAGCTCTTCGCGGTGGCCAAAAGTGGAGATAGAGGCATTGATAAAGCTGAGGACGAATCttgattcaaaatatgaagAGAACGGACCTAAAGGACCGTTATGGGAAGATATATCTGCAGGGATGAGAAGGTTAGGATTCAACAGGAACTCAAAGAGATGCAAAGAAAAATGGGAAAACATCAATAAATACTACAAGAAAGTCAAGGAGAGCAACAAGAAACGCCCTGAAGATTCCAAGACTTGTCCTTACTTTCACCAGCTTGATGCTTTATATAGAGAGAGGAACAAATTCCACACCAACAACAACGtagcatcttcttcttcaacatcCGGTTTAGTCAAACCGGATAATTCTGTTCCTTTGATGGTCCAACCGGAGCAACAATGGCCTCCAGTTACGGCAACTACGGTTGGTGCAACGGTTAAACCCGATCAACATCCTCCACAGCCGTTGGATCAGAactttgatgatgaagaaggtACAGACCAAGAAGAATATGATGATGAGGAAGACGATGAAGAGAATCAAGAAGAGGAAGGAGGTGAGTTTGAGCTTGTACCGAGCAATAACAAAGACTAG
- the LOC117131954 gene encoding glutathione S-transferase T3-like, whose translation MANGKFFSNLLFSQIPVDLDSPEPFWFGSQGPDDSPFMSAPDVPAKSPVSSSPDVRAKSGVNPNASGPERRKWTPREDKILIGAWLNTSKDPVMSNEQKSTSFWKLPRETTPCKQRWSRINGDVSKFCGSYDAALREQRSGQNDDDVMKTALDIFFNTVGYKFAMDHCWRELRYDQKWCSHYPAKDAGKEKRKQAVEVDTEVAQGVDPEVRPPGVKAAKASTKKKKSGREEELSRLHGVLEIKEKLSKQKLLDRLLAKKEPLSDMENSSHVGRRHGSLSDGVGITGDGVGFTGDGGGITGVVV comes from the exons ATGGCTAATGGAAAATTTTTTAGTAATCTTCTCTTTAGTCAAATTCCAGTTGACCTTGATTCACCAGAACCTTTTTGGTTCGGTAGTCAAGGTCCTGATGACTCTCCTTTCATGAGTGCTCCCGACGTTCCTGCTAAGTCTCCTGTGAGCTCTTCTCCGGACGTTCGGGCAAAGTCTGGTGTGAATCCAAATGCCTCAGGTCCTGAGAGGAGAAAATGGACTCCCAGAGAGGATAAAATCCTTATTGGTGCTTGGCTTAACACCAGTAAGGACCCTGTGATGAGCAACGAGCAGAAGTCCACTTCTTTCTGGAAGC TACCGAGAGAGACCACCCCTTGCAAGCAGAGGTGGTCTAGGATTAACGGCGATGTATCCAAGTTCTGTGGCTCCTACGATGCGGCTCTGAGGGAGCAGAGAAGTGGGCAAAACGATGATGATGTGATGAAAACCGCCTTGGACATTTTCTTCAACACGGTCGGCTACAAGTTCGCCATGGATCACTGCTGGAGGGAGCTGAGATACGACCAGAAATGGTGCTCCCACTATCCTGCTAAGGACGCTGGAAAGGAGAAGCGCAAACAAGCTGTGGAGGTGGATACAGAAGTGGCCCAAGGTGTCGATCCAGAAGTTAGACCTCCCGGGGTTAAAGCGGCCAAAGCTAgtaccaagaagaagaagagtggcaGGGAGGAGGAGTTGTCGAGGCTACATGGGGTTTTAGAAATTAAAGAGAAACTGTCTAAACAAAAGCTTCTTGATCGTTTACTAGCTAAGAAAGAACCTCTCTCAGATATGGAAAACA GTTCGCATGTGGGAAGGCGTCACGGGTCTTTATCTGATGGAGTAGGAATCACGGGTGATGGAGTAGGATTCACGGGTGATGGAGGAGGAATCACGGGTGTAGTTGTATGA
- the LOC117131955 gene encoding uncharacterized protein LOC117131955: MSTSSSDGLDERIDELVDEIVEDYYNDIVEDQPDDEANRAYIERDREGGDDQLWNDYFSEDPTYSAQIFRRRFRMNKNLFLRIVRALKQNFIFFQQRKDATGRCGLSSLQKCTAANSSACLWYSG; this comes from the coding sequence ATGTCAACATCTTCATCCGATGGTCTAGACGAAAGAATAGACGAACTTGTTGATGAAATAGTTGAAGATTACTACAACGACATAGTGGAGGACCAACCCGATGATGAGGCGAACCGTGCTTATATTGAACGAGACCGTGAAGGAGGAGATGATCAGTTATGGAATGACTACTTCAGTGAAGACCCGACATACTCGGCACAAATATTTAGAAGACGTTTCCGCATGAACAAGAATTTATTCCTGCGTATTGTCAGAGCCCTCAAGCAGAACTTTATATTCTTTCAGCAGAGAAAAGATGCAACCGGGAGGTGCGGTCTATCATCACTTCAAAAGTGTACGGCGGCAAATTCGTCTGCTTGCTTATGGTACAGCGGCTGA
- the LOC103853431 gene encoding uncharacterized protein LOC103853431 — translation MSWMARKLLKLRETIYPWIQLRVGNGARTRFWSDNWSPFGNLTDYLSATKHSHLGIPWKASLASRHINGSWALPPARSENQVNVATYLTTIELLDQDDYYEWSVSNNATLRYSTSEVYKEIRGSYSTVPWYTAVWIKRGIPRHSFLAWLFVLNRCPTRDRLQSWGLQTPTNCLLCNSANESRDHLLFDCPFSFGVWTAIASRCSMTAVYDWHTTLLRMQTLPKRSKATQLCLWSWQATIYLIWTERNARLHRQTFRSKDSLIRQLDLLIRNKISSIRPSNPRLSSSLMQLWLSTS, via the coding sequence ATGTCTTGGATGGCTAGGAAACTGTTGAAACTTAGGGAAACAATCTACCCGTGGATTCAGCTTCGAGTAGGGAATGGGGCAAGAACTCGTTTCTGGTCCGACAACTGGTCTCCTTTTGGGAACTTGACTGACTACCTCTCAGCAACTAAGCACTCGCATCTTGGCATCCCCTGGAAAGCATCGCTTGCATCACGCCATATCAACGGCTCATGGGCACTGCCCCCTGCGAGATCAGAAAATCAAGTAAATGTGGCAACCTACTTAACTACAATTGAACTGCTTGATCAAGATGATTACTATGAGTGGAGTGTTAGTAACAATGCTACTCTCCGTTACTCAACTTCGGAAGTGTACAAAGAGATTAGGGGTTCTTACTCTACTGTCCCTTGGTATACTGCAGTTTGGATTAAAAGAGGCATCCCACGACACTCTTTTCTTGCTTGGCTTTTTGTCTTGAACAGATGTCCCACCCGTGATAGGCTACAGAGCTGGGGATTGCAAACACCTACTAATTGCCTTCTCTGTAACTCAGCGAATGAATCCAGAGACCACTTGCTATTCGATTGTCCTTTCAGTTTTGGAGTCTGGACGGCAATCGCTTCTAGATGCTCGATGACTGCTGTCTATGACTGGCATACAACACTACTTCGCATGCAGACTCTCCCAAAGAGGAGCAAAGCTACCCAACTATGCCTTTGGTCCTGGCAGGCAACGATCTATTTGATTTGGACTGAGAGGAACGCACGACTGCATAGACAAACTTTCAGATCGAAAGACTCCCTGATCAGACAGCTTGATCTCCTAATTCGAAACAAGATCTCTTCTATCAGACCTTCCAACCCTCGCCTCTCCTCATCTCTGATGCAGTTGTGGCTGTCGACTTCGTAA
- the LOC103853054 gene encoding trihelix transcription factor GT-2 — translation MGGSGEDEKDMKMEEIGEVGGGGGNRWPRPETLALLRIRSEMDKAFRDSTLKAPLWEEVSRKMKELGYKRSAKKCKEKFENVYKYHKRTKEGRTGKSEGKTYRFFEELQALEALNSYPPEPGSQPLKSSTATTTVITTTSLIPLNHHQVSVKPIATIPTFLAKQPSPTTPFPIYSNNHATTIDTGFSPTSNDLINNVSSLNLFSSSTSSSTASDEEEDHHHQDNRSRKKRKYWKGLFTKLTNELMEKQEKVQKRFLETFENQERERISREEAWRVQEVARINREHETLVHERSNAVAKDAVIISFLHKISGGQQQQQQKHEVPQRKQYHSEHSITFESKEPRPVLFDSNHSLSPSSSRWPKTEVEALIRIRKNLEANYQENGTRGPLWEEISGGMRRLGYNRSAKRCKEKWENINKYFKKVKESNKKRPLDSKTCPYFNQLEALYNERNKSGALSILPLMLTPQLLPQETQTEVKTDQGDKAEEGESEEDDYENEYEEGDNETSEFEILLNKSSPMD, via the exons ATGGGCGGTTCAGGCGAGGATGAGAAAGATATGAAAATGGAGGAAATCGGAGAAgtaggcggaggaggaggaaacCGGTGGCCAAGACCGGAAACTCTAGCTCTCTTGAGAATACGTTCGGAAATGGATAAAGCCTTTCGTGACTCCACTCTCAAAGCTCCCTTATGGGAAGAAGTCTCCAg GAAAATGAAGGAGCTTGGTTACAAAAGAAGTGCAAAGAAATGCAAGGAGAAGTTCGAGAACGTGTACAAGTACCACAAACGTACCAAAGAAGGTCGTACCGGAAAATCCGAAGGCAAAACTTACCGGTTTTTCGAAGAGTTACAAGCTTTGGAGGCTCTCAATTCCTATCCACCCGAACCCGGGTCACAACCCTTAAAATCTTCTACAGCCACAACGACCGTGATAACAACGACTTCTTTGATACCATTGAACCATCATCAGGTTAGTGTGAAACCAATCGCCACAATACCTACCTTCCTAGCCAAGCAACCGTCTCCTACAACACCTTTCCCTATATATAGCAACAACCATGCAACTACTATTGATACTGGTTTTAGTCCAACTTCAAATGACTTGATAAACAATGTCTCGTCGCTGAACCTTTTCTCGAGCTCAACTTCTTCATCTACTGCAtctgatgaggaagaagatcatcatcatcaggaCAACAGatcaagaaagaagagaaaatatTGGAAAGGATTGTTTACGAAGTTAACTAATGAGTTGATGGAGAAACAAGAGAAGGTGCAAAAGAGGTTCTTGGAAACTTTTgagaatcaagaaagagagagaatctCAAGAGAAGAAGCTTGGAGGGTCCAAGAGGTAGCGAGAATCAATAGAGAACACGAAACACTAGTCCATGAGAGGTCTAATGCCGTGGCTAAAGACGCTGTAATCATATCCTTCTTACACAAAATCTCAGgaggacaacaacaacaacaacagaaacATGAAGTACCACAAAGGAAACAATATCATAGTGAACATTCAATAACATTTGAGAGTAAAGAGCCAAGGCCGGTTCTATTCGATAGCAACCATTCACTATCTCCTAGTTCTTCAAGATGGCCTAAAACCGAGGTCGAGGCCTTAATAAGGATAAGGAAAAATCTTGAAGCTAACTATCAAGAAAATGGTACTAGAGGGCCATTATGGGAAGAGATCTCTGGAGGGATGAGAAGATTGGGATACAATAGAAGCGCTAAAAGATGCAAAGAGAAGTGGGAAAACATAAACAAGTACTTCAAGAAAGTCAAAGAGAGCAACAAGAAACGACCTCTTGATTCTAAGACGTGCCCTTATTTTAACCAGCTCGAAGCTTTGTACAATGAGAGGAACAAAAGTGGGGCATTGTCAATATTACCTTTAATGTTGACTCCGCAGCTTCTCCCACAAGAAACGCAGACTGAGGTTAAAACTGATCAGGGGGACAAAGCTGAAGAAGGAGAGAGTGAAGAAGATGATTACGAAAATGAATATGAAGAAGGAGACAATGAGACAAGTGAGTTCGAGATTTTGTTGAACAAATCATCACCTATGgattaa